The following are encoded together in the Malaya genurostris strain Urasoe2022 chromosome 3, Malgen_1.1, whole genome shotgun sequence genome:
- the LOC131436837 gene encoding actin-related protein 10, which yields MPLFDTVLQEKPAIVLEMGYAFTKLGFAGEPHPRSIIPSELLDHESKNAGKTIASKKLFDYTNESELYDQLVEFLKTIFFKYVLVSPKERKVVIVESVLWPTQIRENLAKALFCHFDVSSIFYVPTHLVVLATLAVDTALVVDIGFKEAVVVPVYSGVQAVFAWEAQPLAAESVHEHIKGELILNGIDEQLLTDYVIEDIKVRSCFVTTRERALKWRGEEEFQICPEVDYPVKGDEIIKIPGIIRETAFEVLFPEDNDHLNLANIILNSILKCPKDMRKALAENIVLIGGSTMVLGLAARLKQELLALLESDQYCNKLFIKTFKFHKPPSKANFTAWLGGSIYGATDLVLTKSVARETYCKSQQLPDFINYDEVRSHGRA from the exons ATGCCATTGTTCGACACTGTCCTACAGGAAAAACCAGCAATTGTGCTGGAAATGGGTTACGCTTTCACAAA ACTGGGTTTTGCTGGAGAACCTCATCCTCGCAGTATAATTCCGTCTGAATTGCTAGATCATGAGTCTAAGAATGCCGGAAAGACAATAGCAAGCAAAAAACTTTTCGATTACACTAACGAATCTGAATTGTATGACCAACTAGTGGAATTTCTGAAAACCATATTTTTCAAATACGTTTTGGTTAGCCCAAAGGAAAGAAAGGTGGTTATTGTTGAATCTGTACTTTGGCCCACTCAGATCCGTGAAAATCTAGCCAAAGCACTATTTTGCCACTTTGATGTGTCATCGATTTTCTATGTGCCAACACATTTGGTTGTTCTGGCTACACTAGCAGTGGATACGGCACTGGTTGTGGATATTGGGTTCAAAGAAGCAGTCGTAGTCCCGGTATACAGTGGAGTTCAAGCAGTATTTGCTTGGGAAGCACAACCTTTGGCTGCCGAATCGGTACATGAGCACATAAAGGGAGAGCTAATTTTAAATGGAATTGATGAACAGCTTCTCACGGATTACGTTATTGAAGATATCAAGGTGCGGAGTTGTTTCGTCACAACCAGAGAACGAGCACTGAAATGGCGGGGTGAAGAGGAATTTCAAATATGCCCCGAAGTAGATTATCCCGTTAAAGGAGATGAGATTATCAAGATTCCAGGCATTATTAGAGAAACGGCTTTCGAAGTGCTATTTCCGGAAGACAACGACCACCTAAATTTGGCAAACATAATCCTCAATTCCATCCTGAAATGTCCAAAGGACATGCGTAAAGCGTTGGCTGAAAACATTGTACTAATAGGAGGTTCAACGATGGTTTTGGGATTGGCTGCTAGATTGAAACAGGAATTGTTAGCTTTGCTGGAATCCGATCAATACTGCAATAAACTTTTTATTAAAACATTCAAGTTTCATAAACCTCCATCGAAGGCAAATTTTACAGCTTGGCTTGGAGGATCCATCTATGGAGCTACAGATCTGGTGCTAACGAAGTCTGTTGCTCGAGAGACGTATTGTAAAAGTCAACAACTGCCGGACTTTATAAACTATGATGAAGTTAGGTCTCATGGCAGAGCTTGA
- the LOC131438965 gene encoding uncharacterized protein LOC131438965, producing the protein MFMAGYFRKNNLETKVSIHEKIMNYKRHYNKDPLIIVDLMYYDQLGGYLHRSGVNAKMADLCGISRQRVQLLEDFVASIKGWGAELLFVTNGPYLDVSGQIVPDEDDNKGSSKDWRYDLQCAIVDYLDRAHYSQVAEDAKFIPIERVWTESIGKIARKYGKVLWAWDNTRHQEIAKLATVHEAMAIITKNYALLLYSGLALPKFKMWSLVDCTSTKMETIEYDPLIIRRTLSLTTKQMRLLGAICDWYYNTASFYSFLDRINVPNDRRTMFRDLAAYVKKTAGNLQELDYLKIARDFFGEQKYFDKFDDFKTVCESYNINKITLSTDQNNDSISMQLKKQDSFNYDIYHGILFTCSITFVDYRFWQQHGIDFYELAVNIYQRISGVILQHKKDRSLVRYVKIKRSHTEQYDMAELKPEYPEKLCIPSLDYLFSLNGLTLTTIPDFNMRLLEFVTGMTLCRDAFDFFCKTDQRSYLQDSVTLCYMVELHMLERFEADIMLIGIHKCRREPVPEVDLPKNLHLRAFHLYFTYVKMRTFIKHIFYSAGLDDSFMDENYLDGVIYQKLYQRWIVEGETVEFSREVSRVERYRLY; encoded by the exons ATGTTCATGGCGggctattttcgaaaaaataaccTCGAAACAAAGGTTtctattcatgaaaaaattatgaactATAAGAG GCATTATAATAAGGATCCGCTCATCATCGTTGACCTAATGTATTATGATCAACTAGGAGGCTACCTGCATAGGAGTGGGGTCAATGCTAAGATGGCCGATCTCTGTGGGATCTCTCGCCAACGGGTGCAACTGCTTGAGGACTTTGTAGCGTCGATAAAGGGCTGGGGAGCGGAACTGCTGTTCGTTACCAATGGGCCATATCTGGATGTTAGTGGTCAGATTGTACCAGATGAGGATGATAACAAAGGAAGCAGTAAAGACTGGCGCTACGATTTGCAGTGCGCTATAGTTGACTATTTGGATAGAGCGCACTATAGTCAGGTGGCGGAAGACGCGAAATTCATACCCATCGAGCGAGTCTGGACTGAGTCCATTGGAAAGATTGCTCGAAAATACGGAAAAGTTTTGTGGGCGTGGGATAACACCCGCCACCAAGAGATTGCCAAACTTGCGACGGTACACGAAGCCATGGCAATTATTACGAAAAACTATGCGCTATTGCTATACAGCGGGCTAGCACTCCCAAAATTTAAAATGTGGTCGCTGGTCGACTGTACTTCGACGAAAATGGAAACAATAGAGTACGATCCGCTAATTATTAGAAGAACGTTAAGTTTAACAACTAAGCAAATGCGATTGTTGGGGGCCATATGTGACTGGTACTACAATACGGCCTCTTTCTATTCATTTCTTGACCGCATAAACGTGCCTAACGATAGACGCACGATGTTCAGAGATCTCGCAGCTTACGTTAAGAAAACTGCCGGAAACTTGCAAGAGTTGGACTATCTCAAAATAGCACGTGATTTTTTCGGCGAACAGAAGTATTTTGATAAATTTGATGATTTCAAAACGGTCTGTGAGAGCTATAATATT AACAAGATAACGCTGTCCACGGATCAGAATAACGACTCAATAAGTATGCAGCTTAAAAAGCAAGACTCGTTCAATTATGACATTTACCATGGTATATTGTTCACCTGCTCAATAACATTTGTCGATTATCGGTTTTGGCAGCAGCATGGGATTGATTTCTATGAATTAGCCGTCAATATATATCAACGCATAAGCGGAGTTATTCTTCAGCATAAGAAAGACCGGTCTCTTGTACGGTATGTCAAGATCAAGCGGAGTCACACGGAACAGTACGATATGGCAGAATTGAAACCAGAATATCCTGAAAAATTATGTATTCCTTCATTGGATTATCTGTTCTCGCTCAATGGACTGACATTGACAACCATACCGGATTTCAACATGCGCTTGCTCGAGTTCGTCACCGGAATGACACTGTGCAGAGATGCTTTCGATTTCTTCTGTAAAACTGATCAACGATCCTATCTGCAAGACAGTGTGACTCTTTGCTATATGGTAGAG TTGCATATGCTGGAACGTTTCGAAGCTGATATCATGCTGATAGGCATTCACAAGTGCCGTCGAGAGCCTGTACCGGAAGTTGATCTTCCAAAGAACTTACATTTACGTGCGTTCCATTTGTATTTCACCTACGTCAAGATGCGTACGTTCATTAAGCATATCTTCTACAGTGCTGGATTGGACGACTCGTTCATG GACGAAAACTATCTGGACGGGGTCATATACCAGAAATTGTACCAACGATGGATCGTCGAAGGCGAAACAGTAGAATTCAGCAGAGAAGTCAGTCGAGTTGAGCGCTACCGATTGTATTAA
- the LOC131436838 gene encoding cytochrome c oxidase assembly factor 7 homolog: protein MSFDLKNEADVKEYLEKLGIEYRFGCYSEKKPDVCHLLGDYLEGIKKDFEKAAKVYRSNCDDYGYAKSCLKYGNYSFLGKGRASEKGDPVKAYTYYEKGCELNDPDACLHSGLLLVSKSIPKDMKRNVPKAFEFLKKSCEMNNGNACFYLSGMHISGILKDEFNTAKVKEELDQKNKAFPKSPPSLPPAAYVVERDMQKAFEFAYKACELRNMYACANLSQMYAKGDGIAKDEKKAEKYKQLAMEMQDEVKKQQQLNFQQGLNPS, encoded by the exons ATGTCTTTCGACTTAAAAAACGAGGCAGATGTCAAGGAATATCTCGAAAAGCTTGGTATTGAGTATCGGTTTGGATGTTATTCAGAGAAAAAACCAGACG TTTGTCATCTACTGGGGGATTATCTAGAAGgcataaaaaaagattttgaaaaaGCCGCTAAAGTGTACCGGTCGAATTGTGACGACTATGGGTACGCCAAGAGCTGCCTTAAGTACGGTAACTATAGTTTCCTTGGCAAGGGACGAGCCTCAGAAAAGGGTGATCCGGTAAAAGCCTACACGTACTATGAGAAAGGTTGTGAGCTAAACGATCCCGATGCTTGTCTTCATTCTGGTTTGCTGCTCGTTTCCAAATCGATTCCAAAAGATATGAAACGAAATGTACCGAAAGCATTCGAATTTCTCAAAAAGAGCTGTGAAATGAACAACGGCAATGCCTGTTTTTATCTTTCCGGTATGCACATTTCAGGAATTCTGAAAGACGAATTTAACACCGCCAAGGTCAAAGAGGAATTAGACCAAAAGAACAAAGCTTTCCCGAAAAGCCCACCATCATTACCGCCAGCAGCCTATGTAGTTGAGCGAGACATGCAAAAAGCATTCGAATTCGCTTACAAAGCATGCGAATTACGAAATATGTATGCATGTGCTAACCTTAGTCAAATGTACGCCAAAGGAGACGGTATAGCAAAGGACGAGAAAAAAGCCGAAAAATATAAACAGCTAGCGATGGAAATGCAGGATGAGGTAAAGAAGCAACAGCAGCTGAATTTCCAACAAGGATTAAATCCATCCTAG